One window of Vespula pensylvanica isolate Volc-1 chromosome 15, ASM1446617v1, whole genome shotgun sequence genomic DNA carries:
- the LOC122634540 gene encoding uncharacterized protein LOC122634540 isoform X2 — protein MSLTRSSKRDSLRGCEKVSDKILYPTVNSLALKRARLPLQLHDGGTDIETQEEMKKDSGLVHRESKRTGLMAKARSSPPRKYRAKIEMMVEKRNETLESAESVEIATSTLIDSEKDEERVRLKEEIKKERMADSEEKKNESSVLRERRCSYSSEDYEKVDVKSQCYPEAFVERDFDVNESFHREKITGISKSTYDIESISFSSDEEKNSLRNNKKKKKKKKKRQFARNVLHYVPGYPGKRHKQPTKKKKKHHRFATSFDSQARSLDEKDETSIEENQDFSRPRSLSRFELKYVMISAPSNFVHVASATNSRLMSNEKTAGSKLERSIITHEEKSANLPLLLRGKEVGKSINRLVGEETSMGTDVRHVNAGRTAYVEIKRTSLGNAEERTGELVDPCQSVKIETDDRETRISYEPILRTNVSFLWSDRTRNFLDNKNEQARLSASLVEKDEETFEERSEEPYDDVGPPLSKSFPQEDDYDDVGPSPICSEENTLGDGRYAKDDTYDDVSLPIFNNIEEKVETLLEDNEKEGSSINNDYSSLEGAEDEKYIYDDVGLPVGEERVNSLYGDSMAASLMGTVLTNGKESEWEDVDDFANALPCLCQRDCTCEKNGERCNTWAKKKPGQRSGKKWKRRRSRRSRKTSACSARTRHDSIVDESASEDSTYESLRFCQPDEFDTGTDSESETTGLVNGPDLRAKDRGENTTNGNIYLEAPAKPIPPPPRESSLTETLGRRIKMLRRTWSITKGSLGRIRRRTFVEEEQASEESKDLANVHHQLPDNGKYFSFRKHFRKNLTSFSTFYLNDSNGICTSRNNNNNGTTKETIYGNTNWYAWSGTTKINNDCESSSRDVDHYSVLADQEPLYQFYEAAVARVAFESDSDGYEEVEDLNPPPLATDFVKPGQRTLWCQTPQVVRSGLLQRLTPEEKKIQEAKFEILTSEASYLNSLRVLDNEFLRNHELTNEILTASEKDKLFAGVPAVIKASERLLADLEIIWKEDPTLQNLPDILLEHSGKYLDIFVGYCSNQIKIDTTLKELRARKGSKFVEAVTQIESRPECQSLPLNSFLMLPMQRITRLPLLADAVLSKLSIENTDRSSWEKVLSTFTYVASECNEGARAAAQEAEMETITRKLEYSSKIKSLGLKNRHLIKKGPVIQLTMKADMEYKLTFGKKFNKTPLYLFLLTDYLLVTKIKHNTHDEAYIVIDVCKRNLLALESVSEDSPFAGRNAMMLTLLENYCGKQAEYVLTCESNTERERWLEAISPPKRETVGETLYEAWDCPQVMALYSYSPNQPDELSLQPGDVINVLRKMTDGWYHGEKLLNGEQGWFPANYTKEVASEHVRARNLKQRHRLLALTRSVLQKRAKQNLAIY, from the exons ATGAGTTTAACAAGAAGCTCCAAAAGAGATTCCCTTCGTGGATGCGAAAAGGTGTCGGACAAAATTCTTTATCCCACGGTAAATAGTTTAGCCTTGAAGAGAGCGAGATTACCGTTGCAACTTCACGATGGTGGTACGGATATCGAGACGCAGGAGGAGATGAAAAAGGATTCGGGGCTAGTCCATCGGGAAAGCAAACGAACGGGTTTAATG GCTAAAGCCAGGAGCAGCCCACCTCGAAAATACCGCGCGAAAATCGAAATGATGgtagagaaacgaaacgagacacTTGAGAGTGCCGAATCGGTCGAGATCGCCACCAGCACCCTAATCGATAGCGAAAAAGACGAGGAGCGTGTACGTTTGAAAGAAGAGattaaaaaggagagaatggCCGACtcggaggagaaaaagaacgaatcgaGTGTCCTCAGGGAGAGACGTTGCTCGTATTCTTCGGAGGATTACGAAAAAGTCGATGTTAAAAGTCAATGTTACCCGGAAGCCTTCGTAGAACGTGACTTCGATGTCAACGAGAGCTTTCACCGCGAAAAGATCACGGGAATATCTAAATCGACGTATGATATAGAATCGATATCGTTTTCCAGCGACGAGGAGAAAAATAGTCTACggaataacaagaaaaagaagaagaaaaagaagaagagacagtTTGCTAGAAACGTATTGCACTATGTACCAGGATATCCGGGCAAACGTCACAAGCAaccgacgaagaagaagaaaaagcatcATCGTTTCGCCACGTCGTTCGACTCACAAGCAAGATCCTTGGACGAAAAGGACGAAACGAGTATCGAAGAGAATCAGGACTTTTCGCGACCGAGGAGTCTCTCGAGATTCGAATTGAAGTACGTCATGATTTCGGCGCCATCGAACTTCGTTCACGTTGCTTCGGCTACCAATTCGCGCTTGATGTCGAATGAAAAGACCGCCGGCTCGAAATTAGAGCGATCGATTATCACCCACGAGGAAAAATCCGCTAATTTGCCTCTCCTCCTACGAGGGAAAGAAGTTGGCAAAAGTATAAATCGGCTTGTCGGCGAAGAAACGTCTATGGGAACCGACGTACGAC ATGTCAACGCAGGTAGAACGGCCTACGTAGAGATAAAAAGGACGTCCCTAGGCAACGCGGAGGAACGTACGGGCGAACTCGTGGATCCTTGCCAATCGGTGAAAATCGAAACGGACGATCGCGAGACGAGAATTTCTTACGAGCCTATATTACGCACCAATGTCAGTTTTCTTTGGAGCGATCGAACGAGGAATTTCTTGGACAACAAGAACGAGCAAGCTCGACTTTCTGCTTCGCTCgtagaaaaggacgaagagacgTTTGAGGAAAGGTCCGAGGAACCGTACGACGACGTGGGACCACCGCTGTCCAAGTCCTTCCCTCAG GAAGACGATTACGACGATGTGGGACCATCTCCGATATGCTCCGAAGAAAATACTCTTGGCGATGGAAGATACGCGAAGGACGACACATACGACGACGTTTCGTTAccaattttcaataatatcgaagaaaaagttgaaaCGTTATTGGAagataacgagaaagaaggaagctCGATTAACAATGATTATTCCAGTCTCGAGGGTGCTGAGGACGAGAAGTATATTTACGATGACGTTGGTCTTCCCGTTGGCGAGGAACGCGTCAACAGTCTCTATGGAGATTCCATGGCCGCCTCTTTAATGGGAACGGTCCTGACGAACGGCAAAGAATCCGAGTGGGAGGACGTGGACGATTTTGCGAACGCGTTACCTTGCCTCTGTCAACGTGACTGCACATG TGAAAAGAATGGCGAACGGTGCAATACGTGGGCTAAAAAGAAGCCTGGACAACGGTCCGGTAAAAAGTGGAAAAGACGACGTTCGAGAAGATCTAGGAAAACCTCGGCATGCTCCGCGCGAACACGCCACGACTCTATCGTTGACG AAAGCGCCTCGGAAGATAGCACGTACGAGAGCCTTCGTTTTTGCCAGCCGGACGAATTCGATACGGGTACGGATTCGGAAAGCGAAACGACGGGGCTCGTAAACGGGCCCGATCTTCGTGCCAAGGATCGAGGTGAAAATACTACTAATGGGAATATTTACCTGGAGGCTCCCGCGAAACCGATACCACCGCCTCCGAGAGAATCTAGTCTGACGGAAACTTTGGGTAGAAGAATAAAGATGTTACGAAGAACCTGGAGCATCACCAAGGGCAGTCTTGGTCGAATTCGAAGAAGAACGTTCGTCGAGGAAGAGCAAGCTTCCGAAGAAAGCAAGGACCTTGCCAACGTACACCATCAACTGCCGgacaatggaaaatattttagctTTAGGAAACATTTCCGAAAAAACCTTACCAGTTTTTCGACCTTTTATCTAAACGATAGCAACGGCATTTGCACCTcgaggaataataataataatggtaccACCAAAGAGACCATTTATGGAAATACCAATTGGTACGCGTGGTCTGGTACGacgaaaattaataacgaCTGCGAATCTTCGTCTCGAGACGTCG ATCACTACAGCGTTTTGGCGGACCAAGAACCTTTGTATCAATTTTATGAGGCAGCCGTTGCACGCGTGGCCTTCGAATCGGATTCCGACGGATACGAGGAA GTAGAAGATTTAAATCCTCCTCCGCTTGCTACGGATTTTGTAAAACCAGGACAACGAACCTTATGGTGTCAAACTCCGCAAGTTGTACGTAGCGGACTCTTAC AGAGATTAACaccggaagaaaagaaaatacaagaagCCAAGTTCGAGATCCTTACGTCGGAAGCCTCCTACTTGAATTCGCTTCGCGTTCTTGACAacgaatttcttcgaaatcacgagttaacgaatgaaattttgaCGGCTTCTGAAAAAGATAAACTATTCGCCGGAGTACCTGCTGTGATTAAAGCATCGGAAAGATTATTGGCGGATCTAGAAATAATATGGAAGGAAGATCCTACCTTACAAAATTTGCCTGACATTTTACTTGAACACTCGGGAAAATATTTAGACATATTCGTCGGATATTGCtctaatcaaattaaaatagatacgACATTGAAAGAATTGAG AGCGAGGAAAGGCTCCAAATTCGTAGAGGCTGTCACGCAAATAGAGTCCCGTCCTGAATGTCAAAGTTTGCCATTAAATTCGTTCCTTATGTTACCGATGCAACGTATTACAAG ACTCCCATTGTTGGCCGATGCGGTACTTTCCAAATTATCTATAGAAAATACGGACAGATCCTCGTGGGAAAAAGTTCTATCGACTTTCACTTATGTCGCGTCGGAGTGTAACGAGGGTGCACGTGCTGCGGCTCAAGAAGCAGAAATGGAAACGATAACGAG AAAATTGGAATATTCGTCAAAAATTAAGTCGTTAGGATTAAAAAATcgacatttaattaaaaaaggacCCGTTATACAGTTAACTATGAAGGCAGATATGGAATACAAGCTTACATTTGGGAAGAAGTTCAACAAAACACCGCTGTACCTTTTCCTACTTACAGATTATCTTCTAGTCACAAAGATTAAACACAA TACTCACGACGAAGCTTACATTGTCATAGATGTTTGCAAAAGAAATCTTCTTGCCTTGGAATCAGTTTCCGAAGACTCGCCCTTCGCTGGTCGCAATGCGATGATGTTAACTCTGTTGGAAAATTATTGTGGTAAACAAGCCGAATACGTTCTAACCTGTGAAAGCAatacggaaagagagaggtggtTGGAAGCTATTTCGCCACCTAAACGGGAAACAGTCGGGGAAACGCTTTACGAAGCCTGGGACTGTCCTCAAGTAATGGCTCTGTATTCTTATTCGCCGAACCAACCCGACGAGCTTTCATTGCAACCAG GAGACGTTATAAACGTACTGAGAAAAATGACGGACGGCTGGTATCATGGCGAAAAGCTATTGAACGGAGAACAAGGTTGGTTTCCTGCTAATTATACGAAAGAAGTTGCCTCTGAACACGTCCGTGCGAGAAATTTGAAGCAGAGGCATCGTCTATTGGCCCTTACGCGTAGCGTTTTACAAAAAAGAGCAAAACAAAACTTGGCCATTTATTGA